Proteins from one Desulfonema limicola genomic window:
- the murD gene encoding UDP-N-acetylmuramoyl-L-alanine--D-glutamate ligase, translating to MKKIDQNNILIAGFGRSGLSCARFLKNIGKSVTITDQKDEHAFAEYIPEIKELGIRLELGHHSCKTFENAEMIVLSPGVPHTLKPILRAKAENIPVIGEIELASRFISEPVTAVTGTNGKTTTTTLLGEMLKESGLDVFVGGNIGTPLIEYPAGKKKSDRLVVEISSFQLDTIQYFRPDTAVLLNITQDHLDRYDNFDAYVKSKSRIFENQKKDDTAVFNGDDLFVRSISHKVKSSKFFINPKIEEQGIIINYNNLILESGKYSGIKFDLSKVKLPGRHNQENMAAACMAALASGGTPEGIQSALNNFKGLAHRIEYAAVIDNVKYYDDSKATNVDAVVRALESFDVPVVLIMGGRSKGGDFSVLKTLIQQRVRKLILLGESKHEIMDALGHECRNGAEMAYEMEDAVLRAKRAAVSGDVVLLSPSGSSFDMYDSYARRGEDFCRIVRHLAGKS from the coding sequence ATGAAAAAAATAGATCAAAATAATATACTGATTGCTGGATTCGGCAGGTCTGGTTTATCCTGTGCCCGTTTTCTTAAAAATATCGGCAAGTCAGTTACAATAACAGATCAAAAAGATGAACATGCTTTTGCTGAATATATCCCTGAAATAAAGGAACTTGGAATAAGACTGGAACTGGGGCATCATTCATGTAAAACCTTTGAGAATGCGGAGATGATTGTATTAAGCCCTGGTGTTCCACATACACTTAAACCCATACTCAGGGCAAAGGCAGAAAATATACCTGTTATTGGAGAGATAGAGCTTGCATCCAGATTTATCAGCGAGCCTGTTACTGCTGTAACTGGAACTAATGGAAAAACAACAACCACAACCCTTTTGGGTGAAATGCTTAAAGAGTCAGGGTTAGATGTATTTGTCGGCGGCAATATCGGCACCCCCTTAATTGAATACCCTGCCGGTAAAAAAAAATCTGACAGACTGGTTGTGGAAATAAGCAGTTTTCAGCTTGATACAATTCAGTATTTCAGGCCTGATACTGCTGTTTTGCTTAATATAACCCAGGATCATCTTGACAGATATGACAATTTTGATGCTTATGTTAAAAGCAAGTCCAGAATTTTTGAAAACCAGAAAAAAGATGATACTGCTGTGTTTAATGGTGATGACTTATTTGTCCGTTCCATAAGCCATAAGGTAAAAAGCTCAAAATTTTTCATTAATCCAAAAATAGAAGAACAGGGTATTATTATAAATTATAATAACCTGATTCTTGAATCAGGGAAATATTCAGGAATAAAATTTGATCTTTCAAAGGTAAAACTGCCTGGAAGGCATAACCAGGAAAACATGGCTGCTGCATGTATGGCTGCCCTGGCTTCAGGCGGAACACCTGAAGGGATTCAGTCTGCTTTAAATAATTTCAAAGGACTGGCACACAGAATTGAATATGCTGCGGTAATTGACAATGTTAAATATTATGATGATTCAAAAGCAACCAATGTTGATGCTGTTGTCAGGGCACTTGAGTCTTTTGATGTTCCTGTTGTGCTTATTATGGGAGGAAGGAGCAAGGGCGGAGATTTCAGTGTATTAAAAACCCTGATCCAGCAGCGCGTCAGGAAGCTTATTTTACTGGGTGAATCAAAACATGAAATTATGGATGCTCTTGGTCATGAATGCAGAAACGGGGCTGAGATGGCATATGAAATGGAGGATGCTGTTTTAAGGGCAAAAAGAGCTGCTGTTTCAGGAGATGTTGTGCTTTTATCTCCTTCAGGTTCAAGCTTTGACATGTATGATAGTTATGCCAGGCGGG
- the mraY gene encoding phospho-N-acetylmuramoyl-pentapeptide-transferase encodes MLYHFLYPLHTQFTIFNVFRYITFRTIYASLTAFLICFIVGPWFIKKLRQMQVGQFVRDDGPETHLKKAGTPTMGGTLILFSAMVSSLLWMDLTNYYVWIILLITMGYGLIGFIDDYRMQIRKRSKGLSAKEKFLMQTGLAFFAGILLYIHPGFDTHVSFPFFKNFQPDLGWGYIFFAALVIVGTSNAVNLTDGLDGLAIGPVIVASAAYMIFAYVTGHKHIAAYLQIKYILGSGEVSVFCGILAGCGLGFLWFNSYPAQVFMGDVGSLALGGAIGTVAVVTKQEIMLVLVGGLFVIEALSVIFQVGFFKMTNGRRIFKMAPLHHHFELKGWPEPKVIVRFWIVSIALALLSLSTLKLR; translated from the coding sequence ATGCTGTATCACTTTTTATATCCACTTCATACACAATTTACTATTTTTAATGTTTTTCGATATATTACATTTCGAACAATTTATGCCAGTCTGACTGCATTTCTTATCTGTTTTATCGTCGGTCCCTGGTTTATCAAAAAATTAAGACAGATGCAGGTTGGTCAGTTTGTAAGGGATGACGGGCCTGAGACACATCTTAAAAAAGCAGGAACACCTACAATGGGCGGAACATTAATCCTTTTTTCCGCTATGGTATCCTCTCTTTTATGGATGGATCTGACAAATTATTATGTCTGGATAATACTTTTGATTACGATGGGGTACGGGCTTATAGGTTTTATTGATGATTATCGGATGCAGATAAGAAAAAGGAGCAAGGGCCTGAGTGCAAAGGAAAAATTTTTAATGCAGACAGGACTGGCTTTTTTTGCAGGAATCCTGCTCTATATTCATCCAGGGTTTGATACCCATGTATCATTTCCTTTTTTTAAAAATTTTCAGCCTGATCTGGGCTGGGGATATATTTTTTTTGCCGCTCTTGTAATTGTAGGCACATCTAATGCTGTCAATCTCACAGATGGTCTTGACGGTCTTGCCATTGGGCCTGTAATTGTAGCATCAGCTGCATACATGATTTTTGCCTATGTTACAGGGCATAAGCATATAGCTGCTTATTTACAGATCAAATATATCCTTGGAAGCGGAGAGGTTTCTGTTTTCTGCGGGATTCTGGCTGGCTGCGGCCTGGGTTTTTTGTGGTTTAATTCTTACCCGGCACAGGTATTTATGGGAGATGTGGGTTCCCTTGCCCTGGGCGGTGCAATAGGTACTGTTGCTGTAGTAACAAAACAGGAAATCATGCTGGTACTTGTAGGAGGTTTATTTGTTATTGAAGCCTTGTCTGTTATCTTTCAGGTAGGTTTTTTTAAAATGACCAATGGCAGAAGAATATTTAAAATGGCCCCTCTTCATCATCATTTTGAACTCAAAGGCTGGCCTGAACCAAAGGTTATTGTCAGGTTCTGGATTGTATCCATTGCCCTGGCTTTATTATCACTCAGCACTTTAAAACTCAGATAA
- a CDS encoding UDP-N-acetylmuramoyl-tripeptide--D-alanyl-D-alanine ligase, whose translation MKPFKWKVSEILKAADGELLCGDSEMVFLKISIDSRNIESKDFFAAIKGHNHDGHKFAEDAVKKGIRGLMINRDKVNELPWEQWKNAGIACIVVKDTIHALGSLGRFNLNRSSARTAAITGSNGKTTTRVMCSAIVEQRFNTLSTYGNYNNEIGLPLTLFNLGPEHEWAVLELGMNHAGEIKRLADICQPEIGIITNIGPAHIGELGSMDAVMYAKGELLQGLKPGGTAVLNADDPRTLKLAENLPHPVVFFGLSDKAGIKADCIKEHQVKESLAGVSFNLNLNKDQVQVNLRAQGRFMISNALAAAAAGSIMGISIQDIKAGLESFKPVKGRMNILKTQKGIILIDDTYNANPESMKSAITAFHKLKQDGKRNILVIGDMFELGEHAESMHKEIGEEAAKTGVSKLFVSGSFSGYVAQGAIKNHMDSKDIFQGSVQDIIQELKNILLPNDQVLVKGSRGMAMERVVNSIREWAD comes from the coding sequence ATGAAGCCCTTTAAATGGAAAGTTTCTGAGATTCTCAAGGCCGCAGACGGTGAACTGCTCTGCGGAGACAGTGAAATGGTTTTTTTAAAAATCTCCATTGATTCAAGGAATATAGAATCAAAAGATTTTTTTGCTGCTATTAAAGGCCATAATCATGACGGTCATAAATTTGCAGAAGACGCAGTTAAAAAAGGTATCAGGGGGTTGATGATTAACAGGGATAAAGTAAATGAACTGCCCTGGGAACAATGGAAAAATGCCGGTATTGCCTGTATTGTTGTTAAAGATACCATACATGCCTTAGGAAGCCTTGGGAGGTTTAATCTCAATCGTTCTTCTGCCCGTACTGCTGCTATAACAGGTTCTAATGGAAAAACTACAACCCGTGTCATGTGTTCTGCAATTGTTGAACAAAGGTTTAATACTTTGTCAACTTATGGAAATTATAACAATGAAATCGGTCTGCCCCTGACTCTTTTTAACCTGGGACCTGAACATGAGTGGGCAGTGCTGGAACTTGGAATGAACCATGCTGGAGAAATAAAAAGACTTGCAGATATCTGCCAGCCTGAAATCGGCATAATAACAAACATCGGGCCTGCCCATATAGGCGAGCTTGGATCAATGGATGCTGTTATGTATGCCAAAGGCGAGCTGCTTCAGGGTTTAAAGCCGGGGGGTACGGCAGTATTAAATGCTGATGATCCCAGAACCTTGAAACTGGCGGAAAATCTGCCCCATCCAGTTGTATTTTTTGGCCTGTCAGATAAAGCCGGTATAAAAGCAGACTGCATTAAAGAACATCAGGTAAAAGAAAGCCTGGCAGGGGTTTCTTTTAACTTAAACCTTAATAAAGACCAGGTTCAGGTAAATCTTAGGGCACAGGGCAGGTTTATGATTTCCAATGCCCTTGCAGCAGCAGCAGCAGGAAGTATTATGGGTATATCAATTCAGGATATCAAGGCAGGTCTTGAAAGTTTTAAGCCGGTTAAAGGCCGGATGAATATATTAAAAACCCAAAAAGGTATTATCCTGATTGATGATACATACAATGCAAATCCTGAATCCATGAAATCAGCTATCACAGCTTTTCACAAATTAAAGCAGGATGGTAAACGAAATATCCTGGTGATCGGAGATATGTTTGAACTTGGAGAACATGCTGAATCCATGCACAAAGAAATAGGGGAAGAAGCAGCCAAAACAGGGGTTTCAAAACTTTTTGTATCAGGCAGTTTTTCAGGTTATGTTGCACAGGGCGCAATAAAAAATCATATGGATTCAAAAGATATTTTTCAAGGTTCTGTGCAGGACATTATTCAGGAATTGAAAAACATCCTTTTGCCAAATGATCAGGTTTTAGTTAAAGGTTCCAGGGGTATGGCTATGGAAAGAGTGGTAAACTCCATTCGGGAATGGGCTGATTGA
- a CDS encoding UDP-N-acetylmuramoyl-L-alanyl-D-glutamate--2,6-diaminopimelate ligase: MKLSHLIKTISVKNINGASAGSFFNASDINISSIHYNSQEVLPGGLFIAIPGFKSDGHDYIDDALNRGAAAVLVQKPVKKDAVVIEVDNTRKVMGIISAQFYGNPSEHIVLIGITGTNGKTTTSFLIEKILVSAGFNTGVIGTIDWHYMGKSFRNPVTTPESLDLQKILSIMKENGVTHVVMEASSHAIDLHRLDGCHFNIGVFTNLTQDHLDYHKDMESYWQSKQRLFTEYIYLQSKKQQKTGVINCNSLKGKELLRNLKMPCITAGYSQENMVNSKNFQFGLDGITGNISLPGGNFNFKSFLTGDYNLENILCAAGTGAALGIEPDLIKAGIESLKSVSGRIEAVFNTKERFVYVDYAHTPDALENVLSTLKALGTGKIICVFGCGGDRDKNKRPQMGRMAASFSDISIVTSDNPRSEDPGTIINHILPGIHEVCLKEYLYPEILSGFDEKGYLIEPDRRKAINLAVKISSPGDIVLIAGKGHETYQIIGTKTLSFDDRKEAQKALEYI, from the coding sequence TTGAAATTATCACATTTAATAAAAACAATATCTGTTAAAAACATTAATGGGGCAAGTGCAGGCAGTTTTTTCAATGCCTCTGATATTAATATAAGCTCAATACACTACAATTCCCAGGAAGTGCTGCCAGGGGGTTTATTTATTGCAATACCTGGTTTTAAGTCTGATGGACATGATTATATTGATGATGCACTTAACCGGGGAGCTGCTGCAGTTCTGGTGCAAAAGCCTGTTAAAAAAGATGCTGTGGTTATTGAGGTTGACAATACCAGGAAAGTCATGGGTATAATCTCAGCGCAATTTTACGGTAATCCTTCAGAACATATTGTTTTAATAGGAATTACAGGTACAAACGGCAAAACAACCACAAGTTTTTTAATTGAAAAGATTCTTGTATCTGCAGGATTTAATACTGGTGTAATCGGAACCATTGACTGGCACTATATGGGCAAAAGCTTTAGAAATCCTGTAACAACTCCTGAGTCGCTTGATCTTCAAAAGATTCTTTCCATAATGAAAGAAAATGGAGTAACTCATGTGGTTATGGAAGCTTCTTCCCATGCCATAGACCTGCACAGGCTGGATGGCTGTCATTTTAATATAGGAGTTTTTACTAATCTGACCCAGGATCATCTTGACTATCATAAGGATATGGAGTCTTATTGGCAGTCAAAACAAAGATTGTTTACAGAATATATTTATTTACAATCCAAAAAACAGCAAAAAACAGGAGTAATAAACTGCAACAGCCTGAAAGGAAAAGAACTTTTAAGAAATCTTAAAATGCCATGTATTACTGCTGGTTATTCACAGGAAAATATGGTAAACTCAAAAAATTTTCAATTTGGTCTTGATGGTATTACAGGCAATATCTCGCTGCCTGGCGGGAATTTTAATTTTAAATCTTTTTTAACAGGTGATTACAATCTTGAAAATATCCTTTGTGCAGCAGGAACTGGTGCTGCTCTGGGGATTGAGCCTGATCTTATAAAAGCCGGGATTGAATCCCTAAAATCAGTTTCAGGACGCATTGAGGCTGTTTTCAATACAAAGGAGCGTTTTGTTTATGTGGACTATGCACATACTCCCGATGCTCTTGAAAATGTACTTTCAACCCTTAAAGCACTTGGAACAGGTAAAATTATCTGTGTTTTTGGATGCGGAGGAGACAGAGATAAAAATAAACGGCCTCAAATGGGAAGGATGGCAGCATCTTTTTCAGATATTTCCATTGTAACATCAGATAATCCCAGAAGTGAAGATCCTGGAACAATTATTAACCACATACTGCCAGGTATTCATGAAGTATGCTTAAAAGAGTATTTATATCCAGAGATTTTATCAGGTTTTGATGAAAAAGGATATTTAATAGAACCAGACAGAAGAAAAGCCATAAACCTGGCAGTTAAAATATCAAGTCCAGGGGATATTGTATTGATTGCAGGTAAAGGCCATGAAACATATCAGATTATTGGCACAAAAACCTTGTCTTTTGATGATAGAAAAGAAGCCCAAAAGGCACTGGAATATATATGA
- a CDS encoding peptidoglycan D,D-transpeptidase FtsI family protein, with translation MNYIEKKSINFRISFVRFFFVFLFLIITVKAVYLQVYCSPWLSQKAANQYEKTLTIRGKRGTIYDSKKREMAVSIDVTSIGAYPAHIKNTEDAAVSLASILNMDQRSLRLKLISRRPFIWIKRKVTPKEEKSVRDLNLYGIDFIPEHTRYYPSRFLAAQVLGFTGVDDHGLEGLEFYYDAYLKAEDFQLKVLKDALGNNFEAGKGLYSSYNGNNIILTIDRTIQYITEKHLGAGVSRFSAKSGMAVVMVPKTGAILAIANYPLFNPNSFNLYNKEYWRNRCITDPFEPGSTMKIFSAAAAIESGGCTPDTIFFCENGSYQIGKDTVHDTHSHGWLTVEKIIKYSSNIGAIKMGEMIGPKSLYSTLSRFGFGSKTGIDCPGETSGLLSPYEKWSEIDAGAISFGHGISASALQLVSGVSTIANKGAVMKPYIVQAITDKSGEYIKQFGPEKLRQAISEKTAETITNMMRTVVETGGTGVKASLDGYSVCGKTGTSDKAEKGVYTKENYIASFAGFLPVENPQLAIAVIIDEPQENHYGGVVAAPVFREIAREVLNYLNVPSQKDLKGLIAEK, from the coding sequence ATGAATTATATTGAAAAGAAAAGCATAAATTTCAGAATTTCTTTTGTCAGATTCTTTTTTGTGTTTTTATTTCTTATTATTACTGTAAAGGCAGTTTATCTGCAGGTTTACTGCAGTCCCTGGCTTTCCCAGAAAGCTGCAAATCAGTATGAAAAGACTCTGACCATTCGTGGAAAAAGGGGAACAATATATGACAGCAAAAAAAGGGAAATGGCTGTCAGTATTGATGTTACTTCCATTGGAGCATATCCTGCTCATATCAAAAATACTGAAGATGCTGCAGTTTCCCTGGCTTCAATTTTAAATATGGATCAGAGATCGCTGAGACTGAAGCTGATTTCAAGACGGCCTTTTATATGGATAAAACGCAAGGTAACCCCTAAAGAAGAAAAATCTGTCAGAGACCTTAATCTTTATGGTATTGATTTTATTCCTGAACACACCCGTTATTATCCCAGCCGTTTTCTGGCAGCACAGGTTCTGGGTTTTACAGGCGTTGACGATCATGGACTTGAGGGACTTGAATTTTATTATGATGCATATCTAAAGGCTGAGGATTTTCAATTAAAAGTACTAAAAGATGCTCTTGGTAACAATTTTGAGGCAGGTAAAGGACTGTATTCCAGTTATAATGGTAATAATATAATTCTTACTATTGACCGGACAATACAATATATAACAGAAAAGCATCTTGGGGCAGGAGTTTCAAGGTTTTCTGCAAAATCTGGAATGGCTGTTGTCATGGTTCCCAAAACAGGGGCAATACTGGCAATTGCAAATTATCCTCTTTTTAATCCTAATTCTTTTAATCTGTATAATAAAGAATACTGGCGCAACAGGTGTATTACAGATCCTTTTGAGCCAGGGTCAACCATGAAGATATTCAGTGCTGCTGCTGCAATAGAATCAGGCGGATGCACCCCTGACACCATTTTTTTCTGTGAAAATGGAAGTTATCAGATAGGAAAAGACACAGTACATGACACCCATTCCCACGGATGGCTTACTGTTGAGAAAATAATCAAATATTCAAGCAATATCGGGGCTATAAAAATGGGAGAGATGATAGGTCCAAAATCACTTTACAGTACCTTGTCCAGATTTGGTTTTGGATCCAAAACCGGTATTGACTGCCCGGGAGAGACATCAGGTTTGTTATCTCCTTATGAAAAATGGTCAGAGATTGATGCTGGAGCAATCTCATTTGGGCATGGGATTTCCGCATCAGCACTTCAGCTTGTTTCAGGGGTTTCAACTATTGCAAATAAAGGTGCAGTAATGAAGCCTTATATTGTGCAGGCTATTACAGATAAAAGCGGAGAATATATTAAACAATTCGGCCCTGAAAAACTCAGACAGGCAATATCTGAAAAAACTGCTGAAACAATTACAAATATGATGAGAACTGTTGTGGAAACCGGGGGAACTGGTGTAAAAGCAAGCCTGGATGGATATTCAGTGTGCGGAAAAACTGGAACATCAGATAAAGCTGAAAAAGGGGTTTATACAAAAGAGAATTATATTGCATCTTTTGCAGGGTTTCTGCCTGTTGAAAACCCCCAGCTTGCAATAGCAGTTATTATTGATGAACCCCAGGAAAATCATTATGGAGGGGTTGTTGCAGCTCCGGTTTTCAGAGAGATTGCAAGAGAGGTTCTCAATTATTTGAACGTTCCTTCACAAAAGGATTTAAAAGGTTTAATTGCAGAAAAATAA
- a CDS encoding septum formation initiator family protein — MIIFILQLLVYTWCRMQCVRTGYEISIETEEYHKQISIQNTLKIELERLKSPERIARIAKYQLGLVTPGENQKINIANELY; from the coding sequence ATGATAATATTTATTTTACAGCTACTTGTTTATACCTGGTGCAGGATGCAGTGTGTCCGTACTGGATATGAAATCTCAATAGAAACAGAGGAATATCACAAACAGATAAGCATCCAGAATACTTTAAAGATAGAGCTTGAGCGCCTGAAATCCCCTGAACGCATTGCAAGAATAGCAAAATATCAGCTTGGGCTTGTAACCCCTGGAGAAAATCAAAAGATAAATATTGCCAATGAATTATATTGA
- the rsmH gene encoding 16S rRNA (cytosine(1402)-N(4))-methyltransferase RsmH, whose protein sequence is MNKPDLLYNHIPVMLKEVIFFLNCRPGKIYVDCTLGGSGHSLSILEKTGSQGLLIGIDQDKDAVAYGWKRLKEFEKNIRLFHANFTDLPEILNSLNIKGVDGIIADLGLSLHHIKHSGRGFSFNNDEPLDMRMNINNDLTAHKLVNTLKENELGNIFWKYGEETRARRIAREIVKSRKKEPVNSSADLAEIVSRVCPKNKKGSRYIHPATKVFMALRIAVNRELENLETFMEQVPGLLNPKARLCILSFHSLEDRIVKHQLKSLAKGCTCPPVFPQCVCHQSPKLKILTRKPVMPGQDEINQNPMSRSTRLRAAEKI, encoded by the coding sequence ATGAATAAACCTGATTTATTATATAATCATATTCCTGTAATGTTAAAAGAAGTTATCTTTTTTTTAAACTGCAGGCCGGGAAAAATATATGTTGACTGCACTCTGGGAGGTTCAGGCCACAGCCTGTCAATTCTTGAAAAAACAGGCAGTCAAGGATTGCTGATAGGTATAGATCAGGATAAAGATGCTGTGGCATACGGCTGGAAAAGATTAAAAGAATTTGAAAAAAATATCAGGCTGTTTCATGCAAATTTTACAGACCTTCCTGAAATTTTAAACTCCTTGAATATTAAAGGCGTTGACGGGATTATTGCAGACCTGGGTCTTTCCCTTCATCATATAAAACACAGCGGCCGGGGCTTTAGTTTTAATAATGATGAACCTCTTGATATGAGGATGAATATAAATAACGATCTTACAGCACATAAACTTGTAAACACCTTAAAGGAAAATGAACTTGGAAATATTTTCTGGAAATATGGTGAAGAGACCAGGGCAAGGCGCATAGCCCGTGAAATTGTTAAATCAAGAAAAAAAGAACCTGTAAATTCAAGCGCAGATCTTGCTGAAATTGTTTCCAGGGTTTGTCCAAAAAATAAAAAAGGTTCCCGTTATATTCATCCAGCTACAAAGGTATTTATGGCACTCAGGATTGCTGTAAACAGGGAGCTTGAAAATTTGGAAACATTCATGGAACAGGTTCCTGGTTTATTGAATCCCAAAGCAAGGCTCTGCATTCTGTCATTTCATTCTCTTGAAGACCGGATTGTAAAGCATCAGCTTAAATCTTTAGCAAAAGGATGCACCTGCCCTCCAGTTTTTCCCCAATGCGTTTGCCATCAATCCCCAAAATTAAAGATTCTTACCCGTAAACCGGTTATGCCTGGACAGGATGAAATAAACCAAAATCCCATGTCAAGGAGTACAAGGCTGAGGGCAGCAGAGAAGATATAG
- a CDS encoding roadblock/LC7 domain-containing protein, which translates to MYDVDIVIDDSYTLEPEQLEQIEQVLDKELIREGMQSILLIDMYGNIISKYDDQRHDRDLYALAALSSANYAAVTTMAKLVGEEDFPSLFHKGQDVSVFFRKITEDFLIVVIFGEKFPLGALRMQLEIAVDMIIKIFQKNE; encoded by the coding sequence ATGTATGATGTAGATATTGTTATTGATGATTCATATACCCTGGAACCGGAACAGCTTGAACAAATTGAACAGGTTTTGGATAAAGAGCTGATTAGAGAAGGTATGCAGAGTATCCTGCTGATTGATATGTATGGGAATATTATTTCAAAATATGATGACCAGAGGCATGACAGGGATTTGTATGCATTGGCAGCCCTTTCATCAGCTAATTATGCTGCTGTTACTACTATGGCTAAACTTGTAGGTGAAGAAGATTTTCCATCACTTTTTCATAAAGGCCAGGATGTGAGTGTATTTTTCAGGAAAATTACTGAGGATTTTCTGATAGTTGTTATTTTTGGTGAAAAATTTCCTTTGGGTGCATTGAGGATGCAGCTTGAAATAGCTGTTGATATGATAATAAAGATTTTTCAAAAAAATGAATAA
- a CDS encoding response regulator, protein MAKIRVLIADDHEMVRKGIRKALEEQSDIDVLDEAADGAEAVKKIMALCPDIAVIDIAMPRLSGLNAARVIKNTGSNTRIIILSIYKKDAYVYQAFVSGALGYVLKPTLAQNIIDGIRTVYRGDYFLSPKIDSEFIHGFLKKMTHDKNFNEHFLDIDTTRQ, encoded by the coding sequence ATGGCAAAAATAAGGGTATTAATTGCTGACGATCATGAGATGGTTCGTAAAGGGATCAGAAAAGCCCTTGAAGAACAATCTGATATTGATGTATTAGATGAAGCTGCTGACGGAGCTGAGGCTGTTAAAAAAATAATGGCTCTTTGTCCTGATATTGCTGTTATTGATATTGCCATGCCCCGTTTAAGCGGGTTGAACGCAGCCCGTGTTATTAAAAATACAGGCTCAAACACCCGGATAATAATTCTTTCCATATATAAAAAAGATGCTTACGTTTATCAGGCATTTGTATCAGGAGCATTAGGATATGTTTTAAAACCTACACTGGCTCAAAACATAATAGATGGAATCCGTACTGTTTACCGCGGGGATTATTTTCTCAGTCCTAAAATAGATTCTGAGTTTATTCATGGATTTTTAAAAAAAATGACCCATGATAAAAACTTTAATGAACATTTTTTAGATATTGACACCACCAGGCAATAA
- a CDS encoding response regulator yields the protein MSKIKIMIADDHAVVREGLRNLFEEQPDMEVIAEVSDGMQAVKKVKNVSPDVALIDIAMPNLNGLEAVSLIKEASPDTQVVLLSMHKKDAYVHQALGAGALGYVLKASPTSEVLEAIRSVHKGEYFLSSKINSKIITAFLKSRTEKPSLSGYDLLSEREQQVFRLLVEGKSSVEIADILCISSKTVEKHRANTMKKLDIHNMVSMVKYAIKIGIIGPELWEE from the coding sequence ATGTCTAAGATTAAGATTATGATTGCAGATGATCATGCTGTAGTAAGGGAAGGCTTGCGAAACCTTTTTGAAGAACAGCCTGATATGGAGGTCATTGCTGAAGTAAGCGATGGGATGCAGGCTGTTAAAAAGGTGAAAAATGTCAGCCCTGATGTAGCTCTTATTGATATTGCAATGCCTAATTTAAACGGTCTTGAAGCAGTAAGTCTTATAAAAGAGGCATCGCCTGATACCCAGGTAGTGCTGCTTTCAATGCACAAAAAAGATGCATATGTTCATCAGGCTCTAGGTGCAGGTGCTTTAGGCTATGTATTGAAAGCTTCTCCAACTTCGGAGGTACTTGAAGCCATAAGATCTGTGCATAAAGGGGAATATTTTCTAAGTTCAAAAATTAATTCCAAGATAATAACAGCTTTTTTAAAAAGCAGGACAGAAAAACCTTCTTTAAGCGGATATGATCTTTTATCAGAGCGCGAGCAGCAGGTATTCAGACTCCTTGTTGAAGGCAAGTCAAGTGTGGAAATAGCAGATATATTGTGCATAAGCTCAAAAACAGTTGAAAAGCATCGTGCCAATACAATGAAAAAACTTGATATTCATAATATGGTATCAATGGTTAAATATGCTATCAAAATAGGGATTATTGGTCCTGAATTATGGGAGGAATAA